In Telopea speciosissima isolate NSW1024214 ecotype Mountain lineage chromosome 10, Tspe_v1, whole genome shotgun sequence, the DNA window AACAGTAAGCCGTCACTTCCATAATGTATTGGCAGCACTACGAACATTTTCTAGAGAATTGGTACAACTATCATCATTTGAGGAAACACCACCCCAAATCAAATCCAATCGAAAGTATTATCCATTTTTAGCAAATTACATTGGAGCAATAGATGGAACACACATAAGTGacatttcataattttttattgtgTAGTTGTGATTAAGATATTTAGAATTCTGGGTGATTCGTTAAAATTTTAATTGTTAATCGTATTTTGTAGGAAAATACTATCTTGTTGATTCTAGATACACACATACAACTAGCTATATGGCTCCTATCAAGAATGTTCGATATCATCAACAAGATTTTGAGCGTAGACGACCAAAAGAAGTAGATGAGCTATTTAATTTTACACATTCGTCATTAAGAACCGTTATTGAGAGATCATTTGGCATCTTGAAGAAGCGCTTCCCTATTTTAAAGATGATGCCACCATATAAGTTCAAAACACAAGTTTTGATAGTGATTGCTCATGTAGCTATACACAACTTTATTGGAAAGCAAACAACATCAGATTGGCTTTTTGAAAAAGCAAAGAGGGAAgattttgatgatgaagataGTGACGATGATGACGTCTTGGACATTGCAAATGTAgacacacaacaacaacaatgggAAGCATATCAGAAACATATTACAAATCAGTTCAAGGAAGCCTATGAGGATTGAAGATGAGCAGATTGTCTATTGcgttatttatttttcttataacTATTTGGTATGGTTTGTTAAATATTATAATTGATAGActtgtatttttaatttttcatgcACTTTTCGGTATGACTTTATTAAAAACTATTATGGCTGGAATGTTTTAGACAATTGTTTGCTCAATTTAACAATCCGTGGGACCTGCTTTGTGTACTTTGGAGTAGGTCCCAATCTATGGTTTGTGTTCATTTCATTAGAAAAATGCTATAGATGGAcctcttctaaaaaaaataatatatatctGGGAAAGAGATTGCTACAATGCCCTTGTAAAGATTGCTAACATCTCTCTCACCCCATAAACCCTTCTAAAGATGCCATGGTTACTCattttataggttttttttAAACCCTTCAATCTTCTTCACACTAGAGTGGAGTAGAGTGGAGTACGTGAAGAGCACTCTTGCACCGCCTTGTGGGTTTAATTGTTGAAAGAGGGTAGAGCAGAAattgggaagagagagaggcagaagGTAAATGAAAGAAATGGCAAAACCGTGAAAGAGAGattttagagttgatttgggaaacATGATAGGTTAtgagagaatttcttcacccatttattaaaaaatgtaataaaagtTATTTACACAAGGCAGTTACCAAACTGATTTTTTCGTTCTATAATTTATTATGTTTACTAGTtcccaaacagtttttcattttttatcacaatcgattttaataataattttttatagagtaaattacatgcacccccagATGTTTGTAACAATATCAAACCACCCCCCTTAGttttaatatttcaaaaaaCACCCTAATGACTCACGGTGTTAGTAAACTGTTAGTTTCGTAAGTAAAAAGACTATTGTACCCTTTTAATTGAGTATTTGAAATCCCCATTTTACCCTTAGtctacttcttctcttcaaaaccccccaaaaaagagttagggttttgaggagaGTTGCAGGTTCGGCGGTTTGAAGAGGACAACCCAAGCACGGTGGAGTTCCTCTGGCCCTAGCACCCTCCGACGAAGGTAAGTTCAGGTGAACTTACccaaatcctctctctctctctctctctctctctctcttcttattaCTTCTGAGCATCCCAATCGGCCATGTCCGAATGCATTAGATGCAATAAACATACTGCTATGTTTTCCATAATCCCAAATGGCCATGTCCGAATGCATTTTAGGGCTTAACCATATTATTGTGTTTTCCATAATCCCAATCGGCCATGCCCAAATGCATTAGATGCATTATGCTATgttttcccaaatcccaaatggCCATGTCCGAATGGTCTTAATGTCAATGGCTTAACCATATTACTGTGTTTTCCATAATCCCAATCGGCCATGCCCAAATGCATTAGATGCATTATGCTGTgttttcccaaatcccaattgGCCATGTCCGAATGGTCTTTATGTCAATTTTTCATGTGAGCCTTTTGAAATTTAGCTTATTGAAGACAGAACTAATGTAGGAGCAGAGCATGTATTCATACTAAATAGAATTTTCTAAATATGGTTTCAAAGAGTAGTCTGGCTGATCAAACTGAGTTATCCAGAAACAATCACTTGCTAGTTTCGCTGATCAAACAAGTTTGTTCTTGCAGGTAAAAATGATGTCAACATCGAGTGTGAATGAGAGCAACCAAGGTTCAACATTGTATTTGAACATACAATGTAGATGTCAACGAAGGGCATTAGTGAGGATACCAGAGTCTGCACAAAATAAGAACAAGTTGTACTACTGCTGCAAAGATGCACCTAATGGATGTGGATTCTTCAAATGGTGTGACGCAATAAatggaccaccaccaccaccaccagtatTGGCCACACCTAGAGACCATCCACATGAGGTTGTAGGTGAAAGAAGTCTAAAAGATAGACAGAGTGGGGAAGAGATGCGTGGTGTGAAGGAAGGattgaaggaattggagaaCTCTATTGGAATACTGAAGCTTGTAGTAACAGCTTTGGTTGTGTTGGTCTTTGTGCTATTTGTTAACAAATAGAGTTAGGAAAGCAAGTTTGTGGTGTCTTTGTACCGTTGTTTGTTGTTTAAACTGACAAAATTAAGTTGTAAGGTTTGTACTTTTAATTTGAATGTGACTAAAATGTTGTACTATTGAAATGGTTTTAATTCTTTTAGATTGCGTATATGAACATTTATTTTCAAACGGACAGCATTTCGGCATATATATGACTATAGTACAAACCTGTATAGAGTATCTAATTCCACATGAATATTCTAAGTGTTCAAATGGACAGCATTTACTCATGTGTAAGACAATATTATAGACCTGTATTATACTACCATCATCAACCACATTAATTACCATCAACACAATACAAATTACttgttcaaattcaaacccatcATGCCTCAACATCTACACAAATAATAGAGTCATAATTCAAACCATTGGTCCTATAAACATCCACACAAATATTACTTGTCATAATTCAAACCCATCAAATACATTCAttgtttcaaatcctaaacaCCCTCTCAACACCCTCTCAATACCCTCTGAATTCCTAACCAGCTACATCTCTGCACCCATCTCCTCAGCTGCCCATCTTTCTAGCTGTTGCCCTTTGTTCATTCCTGCGTGCATGCTTCTTAGTCAATTTGGCCACAGTCCTTTCCTGTATACTCTCTTGTGACATAGCTTTAGATGTCTGTGACCTGGTAATTCTTTGAGAGTTGTAGGTACTATCTTGGCTTTCATTTACCTTCTTTCTCTACATATGCAAGACATACaacataagaaagagagagtaagTAATGCATTTCCATGAAACAGTTAAGAAATTACTGAATTAGGCATATAGGTTATATACCTTCATACCACCTCCCTGACTGGTAGAAGTTCCAGTGCCCTTGACTAGAGCTAACTGGCATTTCCTCTTGTTGTGACCTGATTGCTTGCAGTTGCTGCATATCATAGGCTTTGATCTCATATTGGTCACCTCATCACCATCCTTCTTCCTAGTTGTATGTGGTCTTCCTGGTCTCTTCTTAAGAATTGGAGGTTGTACTAGCTTGGTAGGATCAGTTGGTTTCAATTTAGATAGATCAAGAAGTGGCTGGATCATCCCACTATATACATCCATATATGTCTTCACACTGTAGAATGCATGACAATATTGTTCTATTTTTCCATTCAAGAAAGTGATAGCTGTTGTTGCATGTTTACATGGCAGCCCAGTAGAATTCCATATTCTACAGGTACAAGTGTGAGCTACCAAATTAACCACAAACCGACCTTGAAACATATCTTGCACCTCAAAGGTATGTGGACTAGATGGATGAACAATGCATTCCCTTGCCTTTTGTTGCACCATGTCCAACTTTCTCTTCAGATTTGTTGTGACTATACCATTTATGTCATAACCACAGCCTTTCTCATACATTCTATACaatctcttcatcatcttcactcCTAGTTGGTCAACTAAGGTAAGAATAGACATATGCCTTAAGTCTGCTATCCATTGGTTGAAAGATTCAGACAAGTTATTAGTGACATGGTCACTCTTTGCTCTATCATCAAATGCATGCATTGCCCACATGCTTAAGGGATTCTTAATCAACCACTGATAGGCTTCATTGTTAAGCTCTCTAATCaaattcatctctctctcaaactggATGGCAGTATAGGCTCTTGATGCTGACAAAAAATACTGCTTCAAAACTGGACcaggaaaaagttttctgaaTTTTGATATAGATGTTTGCTGCAACATCTCTGATAAGCATATGGGAAGATCATACCAATTGCATCAGATAGTCCCTACACAACATAATCAAATTGTCAATATTACCAAAATATAAATGCTTGTTGACAAATAAACGACATATACAAATAATAGAGTACCTTCTGTTTGTCTGACATGAAAGTCAGAGATTGATCATGACTAGCATTTCCAAGTCCCTCATGTAAacattcaaggaaaaagagccaaCTGTCTTTGCATTCTACTTCTACTATTCCAAATGCAATGGGGAACAAGGCATTATTCCCATAAACAGATATGGCTGACAGTAGCACACCGCCATACTTTCCCTTGAGATGACATCCATCAATACCAATGAATGGTCTGCATCCCTTCTTGAAACCTTCAGTGCATGCATGAAATGATACAAACAACCTTTTAAACACTAGAGGTTGTGACATGTCTTGCCTATCATTATAACGTAGCATGACTATACTACCAGGCATGTTCTTCAAGACCAAATCAGCATACTCAGGTAACAGTGCATATGACTGTGCAAAGTTACCTTGATTAATTTCTACAGCAATGTTGCGTGCCCTGTACATCTTCATATAAGAGACTTGAATTCCTGTTGAACCCAAAACTGCCTTAATTGTCTTCACATTTATGTTTGGATCAGTCTTAACCTGATTTGCAAATTTTCGTGCTATCCATTTTGATGTAACACTCTTGTGTTCTGTTCTCTTGATGCATGTATGTGTTGGAATATAAGACTTTATCATAAAAGTCTTGTCAGCAGTGTTGGTCATTGAAACACGGGAAGCATACACTCTCCAAGTACATCCAATTGCTTTACATACAACACTGACTTTATAGCTTTCATTTTTCACAACAACCTCTCAAATCCCTCTTGAATCACAAAGTTCTGTAGGACAGATCTGAAGTGATACACATCTTtaaaaatttgtcatttttccAAAGTTACTCTCCTAGAGTCATTAGAAACAGCATCTTCAAATTCACTGGGAAATATATCATCAAAACTCTTCTCACTATTTCTATCACTCTTGTTTTCAAGATCAACTGCATCATCTTCACTATTATCCATTTCAGTTTCATCATCACTTGGCTTATCATCATCACCACTTTGGTTTCTCCAATCTTCATCACTACTGGATGGACCTGAGGATGGACCTGAACTATGCACAGGTTCCTCTGATTGTGCAACACTCCGGCTAACTGCTCTCAAATCATTAGGAGTTGATCTCAATCTACTACTACTTGCCCGTTGCACATCAGAAGTCTTCTTCCAACCCTTAGTGATGGCTAAACCTGTACTTGTAGCTTTTCCACTGAAGACTATAACATTGGCATTGACACTAGCTTTACCTCTACTAGATGCAATAGCACTTCCAGTAGATCCACTACCACTGCTATTAGCACTAGTGGATACCCGACAAACAGCACCACCCCTTCTAGCACTCTGCTTTGGCCTTCTTGGTACAACTCTAGTTTGACTCCTCTCAAGCCGTGTACCATCAACTGTGTCCTCAACTAAATTTTCTCTATAAACAATCCCATTAGGGAAGTTGTTGACTGTATACTTGTCCATTGGACCAGGGCTAGTTTCAAGATCATATACATACAAATTTATACCATCCCTCCCAGTCAACTCAAACAATTCATACATAGCACAGTCATCTGTCACCACTTTGACCACTCCATCAGGCATTTCACATCTGACTTTGAAGGTTACATTATAGCCTACAGGTACATGGTTAATGACTGAATTATAGATGTCAAAAATCATGTCCAAGTACCCATACATGTCTAGGTcaacatattttctgaacactttATTCTCCCAATGAAATACAATAGCACACCTTACATTCATGATTTGAGAGCAGCTGAAAAAGGTCATAATGATACAAGAAATTAATATACATAAGCTCTTTTTCCATATCATAAGCTTAGACATAATCAAACTCATGAGATATTGGGCAAGAGATTATTAGACATGAAAAGCAACTATAAGGTTTCAATTACCATGGGCTGTGAAAACAAAACTATCCTTTTAATAGGACAATTGTACTTTGTTAATGTTAAATACAAGGAGAGCATAATAAGAAAATGACTTGCAATTCACttgggtagttttttttttttcttatgaagTGCTCCTGCTGTTTTAATTTTAATGATCTTTTTCTCAGGCTTTCTCAGATGCATGGAATAAATCATGTTCTACACCAAAATTTGTTTTCTTGGTATCTCAAGGAAGGATTTATCTAATTAATGCAAGTAGGTTTACCATCTACAGTTCTACACCTTCATTTCATGCTTCCCATGAGTGGGGAAATTATATCACAGAGTGACTGATTATATAGAGCAAGCAAAGAGAAAAACATAATAACCATACAATGTTGACCTCAATAGCACAGACACAGCAAAGAGCACAGATCCTGCACTGCAGCAGAACAACTACAAAATTGTGCAACACCTGAAGTGAGCCTCCTCACCCCACTCCCCTGGGGAAGGATGTCTTTGAAGTCAGAGACTAGAAATGGTTTGACACAATAGATCTCATTGATTTACACCATGAACACAAGGATGCAGTGTAATTTCTAATTGGGCATGCTATATCAAATTATATCACAGAGTGACTGATTATATAGAGCAAGCAGAACCAAAATAGAACAGAGATGGGGAGTGATGTGTAGAATCTTTGggaaattagcaatcaaaatgGCACATACAACACGGTTTGGGGATGGATTTATACAAAGACATTTGAAACTCATTTCTCTGGCTGATTGACTCACAAAATGAACTCCTCTTTCAACAGTAAATGGCGACAATAAGACTAATTGAATCAAGAAATGAACTTTGCACTATAATATATGTGTATAAATCAAAACGAATTACAACATCAAATCTATTGTCAAGAATTAATCTAAACTAAATCTAATTAGATAAACCCTAGCATAAATCTAACAACAAATTTAGATTTTGATTACATTATACAGAACATGACAAATTAGTAATGGATTGAAAGGGGAAAAGTTACTTGAGTAAATGGGCAAATGTCCTCGAAGATTGCCGCAAAGAAGATGGATTTGCTAGAGAGAGCAGTGCACGGTTTGGGGATTTATACAGCTTCGATTTTCTCTCTACAATAGCATTAGCAGTAGCAACTGCAAGCTACTGACGATGATTTCACGGAGCAATAGCAGCTTCGGCGATGAATGgaagcaacaacaacagctcCGACGATGAATTGCCCTCTTCGTAGTTctctggagaagaagaagaaagggataagTTTAGAAGATGGGAGAAGGGTTAGAGGGCTTACCCTTATgtctcataagggtaaaattgtccatGGGAaaattttaagggtaaaataggatTTTAAAAATGTTTAACTGCAACTAACGTTTTAGAGCTGACGATAGGGGCTTAATTGTAAGTTGTCTAAATTCCAGGTGGGTGCACATAATAGGGTTAACTATTTGAGGTGGTTTGATATTGTTACAAACATctgggggtgcatgtaattttctcttttttataaatagatcaaaatgaaaataaaatgtgATACCAAAGATGCCCTAACGAAACAACGTGAGAAGAATATAATCGGAAAACACATTTTTGgtgtcttctcttcttcaaccCATTCGAAAGAACATAAGGGCTAATAGAGGGATTCAAAAGCCAGTTGCTCCCGATAAAAACTCACACTCGGCCAAAGAGCCCACACTGGTGTCTCTCTCACGCCCTTCTCTCTAGCACGACTCCTCTGCAACTGGACTCCATTGCAAGGCTTTTCAAGGTTGTAGTTGTGGTGGACTCCATCCTACGAATCTACAGGTAGCACCGTAACCATTGCTCGTCACCCTCCCTTCAACTTTCTTCTCTCTGTTATATTTTTCCATTCACGCAAGATTTCTACAAGCGGTCGTTACTCATACTTACAGGGAACCGTTACTGCTCCCTTTCCCTGTTCCTCCCTCACTCACTTCTCCCATGGTTTCATTGGAGCGGCAGAGTTGCAGACGCTTTcctctagttctatgttgagcCAACTCGCAAAAAGCTACGGTCATTCCACTGCTTACTAGGTTCGATACCTTAACTATACAGTTTATAGAGCTCTGGAAACCCTGAGAAACGAAAGCCAATCGACAGTAAGATCGGGGCAAGCTCTGTGAACTTCCTAAGGGAGGACGCGAACTCAAGTTTCGAAGGCGATTGTTTGTGAAGTGCATTCGGAATGAATGACGACGAAGAAATCCATAGAGAAGATCTCCAGAAGTTAGAGGCCGATTCCCCTCTTAATATGGAAGACGATGACCTGGGTAAGTACTTCTGTCCAATTGCTTATACTGGACTATTATTATCTTTTGtatgtttcaagtttcaacaagGGAAAGGAActaatattttgtttttctccttATGATGACGACCTTGTATACATATGCCCTGTTTGTGtttaataaaaaagaagatgCAAATACAGTAGAGACAGCCGATTGTGAAGCACTGGGAAAAGAAGGCTCGAAAGTGGTGGTTAAGACATCTTACGATGTAAAACTGAGAGAGCTTTTGCGGAATATACACTCAGTCGAAGCTAAGATATACTCAGAAGCTTCAAAAGAATTCATGAGGCTACTAAGAAGCGATTCAGGTGGTGAAATGCTTCATCAATATGTTCAGGCTTCGCCTTTATTCTCAGAGCTCATGGAGGCTTGGAAACTTCGACAGGGGAAACCTGGTATGATGTTTGTTCAGTCATTAATATCAGTCATTTTGGATCACCCTGATGGAAAATATAAGTCCGATGATATCGGAAGAATCACTATAAGCCGGAGATTGGACAAGTTTGCTCGTTCAATTATTGAAACCAAGCTGGAAGATATTTACACAGAGCTTAACAGCAAGGAAGCAAAACGTCAAAATGCAGCATTGTTGTTAATGGCTGCAGTTGTTAGGCGTGGTGTGGGTTTAGCTTCTGAGGTTGCTAGGAGTTTTGATTTTAAGCTTCCCGGGTTTCCTAAGCTCTCGGAATATCAACAGAACAAAgttgggaagaagggaaagcaTTCAACAAGACGTTCATTTATTGAATTTTCAATGTCATTTCTGGAGGTTGGGAATCCAAGGCTTTTAAGGTGGATCTTACAGCAGAAGGACATGTATTCGGGTGTTCTACGTGGTCTTGGCAGCGATGATGATGACACTGTAGTTTATGTGCTCTCAACATTGCGAGATAGAGTTCTCACCCTACAGTCCTTGGTGCCCCCAGGTCTTCGGAGCGTTCTCTTTGGAAGTGTTACTCTGGAtcaattaattataatttcagGGAATCAGCTTGGTGGGCCTGCTGCTGATATTGCACACAAGGTTCTAGTTATGGTTTGCACAGATCCTTGTAACGGTTTGATGCCTGTTTCGAAGGTGGGTACAAATCCATTAAAGGGTAATCTTAAGAGACTATTGGATGTCATGAAGAAGCTAAAAGCAACCGAGATCACTTGTCACAGAGAGTTACTTCTGGGTATTGTTACTGGTAGCCCATTATTGGGTTCTGCATACATGGATGAATTCCCATATAGTCTTGAACCTCGCGCATCGCCTACATGGTCAGTTTCCTATTTAGAACAGTTCCTGCCATTTGTcactattttcttctctcttaatGTGAATTTATTTTGTTAATCACTTGCAGGTTTGCTGCCGTATCCTTGGCAGCTGACCTGGTTTCCTCAGCAATCACTAGTCATCCTTTTAGTTCCCTTTCTTCCCAGTCCCAAGATCCGCCTTTTCTAGACAGTTTGGAGGTACAATCTATGTTGAAATGTATAGTTCCCCGTGCATTCAGTCGCATGGTTATCAACAGGGGCTTACTTCACTCCGATGCTGTGGTGAAGCATGGATCTTTAAGGCTTCTTCTGGAAGCGCTGAAGTCATTGGCTAGGTTACTTGCTGCCATAGACTGTGCTTCTAGTAACCGAACATTGCAGAGGTGGTTATCTCTCAAGCAAGAAATTCAGGATGAAGCTAGAGCTTTGCTGCCTGATCCTCAAGTGCTGTTGAAGTTGCTTTCTTCCTTGAGTTCTAGCCGCTCCAAAGCTTCGAAGACAAGCTTAAAGAGAGCAAGAAAATCTGAAGACTTGCCTGATGTTTATCATAGGGATGAAGTGAAGAAATTGAAATCTGATATGGTAGATGGGGATTTTGATATCCTTATAAGTGGGATAAGCACCGAATCTGAGACTGCTTTACAGGGTGAGACTGAAAAAATCACAGGTTCCTATACTGTGGAGGAGTTGGACCATGAAATGGATTACATGAAGGTTATATTTGGAATATGGGGTTTAAATGGGTGCTCAATTATTGGGGATGAACTGAATGATGTTGACGTATACTTCCACTCAAAATTGCTTGATGCATTGACATTATATCTTGTAAGTTTCACTTCATTAAGTTTTTTCAATTGGTAAAACCACGATCCATCATAGTTCTGCTTTTAATGGATCAACCTCAGTATCATCTTCCATCTTGTAATCTGTAAACTTACAAGGAGCAATAACCTTGGGATAATTGGTTGTTTATGTGATGCTTTGGCATGGCAAATTCTTCTTTTAATCAACAGTTGGGTAGATTTATAGTAAAGAAGGGCTTATAGCACGGTAAATTTAATCACTTAATGATGACTGGTTTCTAAATTATGAGGATTTGATAAGTAAGATGTTGATTTGAAAATCAATCTATCAATATTATTTGACCAATTTAATTTGGAAATATAAAAACTTGATGACTATTTATTCACATGACATCGCAACTGTAGGCTTACCATTCGGTGCAAAACTGAAAGCTTTTTGGGTTGCAGTGAGGAGTATGTTTAGTGTAATGCGGTTTGGGCATTTATATAAAGTAGATGAAAATTattcactcaaaaaaaaaagttggatgaaaatacagaaaaatatgGAAAGATATGACAAAAGCGTCCATATCATATGGTTATGATGAAAAATGTGCATATTCTCCTCCATAACTTTGAACTCAAGATGGAAAATAGATAATTGTGCACCCCAGAGAAAATGTATTTATGTGTTTACACATGAGTTTACTGTATTACTGTATTCACTACAACTGTAGAATCAAACCTGCTCCTATCTATCCCAAAAACTTGTTTGGAATCCAAGAGAAGTTGATATGGAATGGCCCTGCTCTAGGAGAGTATAACTTTGCATCCTTGTATTATGTGGGAACCACAAAGGCATCATGTTGATGCACTTTATGGGCTAGACTTTAGTCTAGACCTTGTGGACTGTAATCTTGTTGCCTGCTGGTCATTGTTTGCATCCTGTGGATTGTGGAATGGAAGAATTAGGTGACTTCAATGGTATTTTCCAACCCTTAGTCTATTGTAGATAACATCATGTTGATGTTATTGCAGTTTGCTCTTACTTGTAAAGACTTGTTTTGAAAAGTAAATTTCGGAAAAATGGGGGGAATGAAGGCGGGATTGGATCCCGAGGAAAATTATCTGTTggcttttttggatttttgtttttaaacatATTGGTTCATTACAATATAGGCAAATTAAAGGGTGATCTCAATATAGGAGGGATGCATTTCTTTTGCGGCAACCTTTGTCTGGGTCTGTGCCTATTCTTTAGTGGCTTTTGTGTTTCCATTTCTGATTGTGTTTTCATGAGTACTTGTGGACTGTGGTTCAGAGCAGGGTTTGCACTTTAGCATAGCCTAGAAAACATAAACAGAAAACGAAGCTTTAAGACACGAGACTGTGTCCTTTGCACTTCTTTTGTCTTATTGAATAAATATGGGAATTTGGGAAAGCCACGAGTATATGACCCGTTGGCACTGAAGCCGCATACTCGAAAGTGAATAGCTAGATCGAGCTGACCTAATACCTTAATGATTATCTTCTGCTAGCCTGCCTTACTCTATAGGGGCGCTTGCTAGATGATGTTCCTTGTCTTACTCCTCCTACTCAAGTCCAACTACTGATTCAACTGTTCCTCTCATTCATTCATAGGCTCCTCCCATTCATGAGTTCATTCAGTTCCTCAAGCAAGTCAGTTCGTTTAGTTCCTCATACAGACTCAGAAGTTTAAGAT includes these proteins:
- the LOC122643584 gene encoding uncharacterized protein LOC122643584, with product MTNTADKTFMIKSYIPTHTCIKRTEHKSVTSKWIARKFANQVKTDPNINVKTIKAVLGSTGIQVSYMKMYRARNIAVEINQGNFAQSYALLPEYADLVLKNMPGSIVMLRYNDRQDMSQPLVFKRLFVSFHACTEGFKKGCRPFIGIDGCHLKGKYGGVLLSAISVYGNNALFPIAFGIVEVECKDSWLFFLECLHEGLGNASHDQSLTFMSDKQKGLSDAIASRAYTAIQFEREMNLIRELNNEAYQWLIKNPLSMWAMHAFDDRAKSDHVTNNLSESFNQWIADLRHMSILTLVDQLGVKMMKRLYRMYEKGCGYDINGIVTTNLKRKLDMVQQKARECIVHPSSPHTFEVQDMFQGRFVVNLVAHTCTCRIWNSTGLPCKHATTAITFLNGKIEQYCHAFYSVKTYMDVYSGMIQPLLDLSKLKPTDPTKLVQPPILKKRPGRPHTTRKKDGDEVTNMRSKPMICSNCKQSGHNKRKCQLALVKGTGTSTSQGGGMKRKKVNESQDSTYNSQRITRSQTSKAMSQESIQERTVAKLTKKHARRNEQRATARKMGS